The Deinococcus koreensis genome window below encodes:
- the pth gene encoding aminoacyl-tRNA hydrolase, with protein sequence MRVVVGLGNPGSQYAQTRHNVGWLVVDEVARRAGAAWRREGKDAEVAEVRLGAAPGVKVLLVKPQTFMNAAGKAVAPLVSFYKLEADALLAVQDDLDSPFGLLRLRLGGRHGGQNGVRDIIRLLGHEGFARLKIGISRPPAGWEVSDWVLSRWRPEEAATLAELVRLGADAVAVWADSGLAEAQLRFNGTDLRPAPPAPAPVVPDGPNELNARSTAEVPEPLS encoded by the coding sequence ATGCGGGTCGTGGTGGGCCTGGGCAATCCGGGCAGCCAGTACGCGCAGACCCGCCACAACGTGGGCTGGCTGGTGGTCGACGAGGTCGCCCGGCGCGCCGGGGCGGCGTGGCGCCGGGAGGGCAAGGACGCCGAGGTGGCCGAGGTGCGCCTGGGCGCGGCCCCCGGCGTGAAGGTGCTGCTGGTCAAGCCGCAGACCTTCATGAACGCGGCGGGCAAGGCGGTGGCGCCGCTGGTGTCCTTCTACAAGCTGGAGGCAGACGCGCTGCTGGCCGTGCAGGACGACCTCGACAGTCCGTTCGGGCTGCTCAGGCTGCGGCTGGGCGGGCGGCACGGCGGGCAGAACGGCGTGCGCGACATCATCCGGCTGCTCGGGCACGAGGGTTTCGCGCGCCTGAAGATCGGCATCTCACGGCCCCCGGCGGGCTGGGAGGTCAGCGACTGGGTACTCAGCCGCTGGCGCCCGGAGGAAGCGGCGACCCTGGCCGAACTCGTGCGCCTGGGCGCCGACGCGGTGGCGGTGTGGGCCGACTCCGGGCTGGCGGAGGCCCAGCTGCGGTTCAACGGCACCGACCTGCGGCCCGCCCCCCCGGCGCCCGCCCCGGTCGTCCCAGACGGGCCGAATGAACTGAACGCCCGGTCAACCGCGGAGGTTCCCGAACCCCTATCCTGA
- a CDS encoding DUF427 domain-containing protein, whose translation MFRSRPQPTPPAPGQESVWDYPRPPRLERARQRIEIVLGGVRIADTDQAFRVLETSHPPSYYLPREAFVPGVLSPAPGRSVCEWKGPATYWTLAAGGRVAEAAGWSYEAPTPAFVPMTGFVAVYAGPMDECRVGGEVVTPQPGGFYGGWITSTVVGPFKGGPGSMGW comes from the coding sequence ATGTTCCGCTCCCGACCCCAGCCCACCCCGCCCGCTCCCGGCCAGGAGAGCGTCTGGGACTACCCGCGTCCGCCGCGCCTGGAACGGGCCCGGCAGCGCATCGAGATCGTCCTGGGGGGCGTGAGGATCGCGGACACCGATCAGGCCTTCCGGGTGCTGGAGACCAGCCATCCGCCCAGCTACTACCTGCCCAGGGAGGCGTTCGTGCCCGGCGTCCTCAGCCCCGCTCCGGGCCGCAGCGTCTGCGAGTGGAAGGGCCCGGCGACCTACTGGACGCTCGCGGCGGGCGGCCGGGTGGCCGAGGCGGCGGGCTGGAGCTACGAAGCGCCCACGCCCGCGTTCGTCCCCATGACCGGCTTTGTCGCCGTCTACGCCGGCCCCATGGACGAGTGCCGGGTGGGCGGCGAGGTGGTCACGCCGCAGCCGGGCGGCTTCTACGGGGGCTGGATCACGTCCACCGTGGTCGGGCCGTTCAAGGGTGGCCCCGGCAGCATGGGCTGGTAG